From the genome of Monomorium pharaonis isolate MP-MQ-018 chromosome 1, ASM1337386v2, whole genome shotgun sequence:
gttataattaaatgttaagaaAGTAAGTCACtctatacactgaaaaaaaatttactcaattaaaataaatatttttttcaaatagtaccatgcagaagtgtaaaaaataaataatatttatttcaaactagctatgccctgccacgcgttgctgtggctctctattcttatgctacgtttttttcaaattttctttgctttcgttgtttaactttcaagagccttgctttactgttgctctttttattttatttttgaataagcattatctatctttaataaatctaatattcatttattcacgtacttctaacttttttttctaaaagctgccatggatttagaaatccattcaaaagactgttttaaataagtttctttttttttcaataaaataacagccatctttatttttcttattaccttaatttaaacacaatagaaacattcttcgcttctcccggtctctccccgtctcttctggtctctccccgtctctcctggtctctccccgtctcttcccgtctctcccggtctctccccgtctctcccgatctttccccgtctcttcccgtctctcccggtttctccccgtctctcccggtctctccccgtttctccccgtctctcccggtctctccccgtctctcctggtctctccccgtctcttcccgtctctactcgtctctccccgtctctcccggtctctcccggtctctcccggtctctcccggtctctccccgtctctccccatctctacccgtctctccccgtctctcccgttatctccccatctctcccggtctctccccgtctcaatgtgtcaaaatttcaataatattaatgaaaaactattttttacacttaaattatggctatcatttttgaaacacattttggtatttccaaaatcagaccccataagaacactcccggttacgaatgcaacgttgtgtcaaaatttcaaaacaatcggtgaaaaacttacggagatcttagatgagaaacaaacatttacatttttatttatatagataagataatattttctataatttaaaaaatgtgttatacattttgtataaatttagaaaatgtattatacattttctaaattgtaaaaaatattatctcatttgaaataaatattatttattttttacaaaacttctgcatggtactatttgaaaaaatatttatttcaattcagtaattttttttcagtgtatataaataattagtgttattttcaattttatgttacaataagtAGTTTGCAAAATACTTCACAGAATGCtttatgtttttgtaaaaatatttctcaagaCTTATATTATGttcttatacttttatatttttggtatataaaatgtattattgcaAGAAGTTTCCAACATGACTCACCTTATGATAGAGAGCCTCATAATCCTCGCATAGTTTGATGCACTCGTCAAAGAGCTTCATACTTTTCTTGACCTTCCCCGTAAATACATCTGCCAGATTGATAAAGCCTTTGCACATGATAACGATCTGATTGCTAAGCGCGCCGAAGAGATTGCTTAACCTCTCGTGGGTATTATAGTAAGGAGAGTTCAGCCAAATCGTCCTGAAGAGATGCATCATTTTTGGCAGATATTGAGCCACGCATGCAGGAGTTGTACAAGTCTTCAACTTGGCACAAGTGTCCTTCAGAAGGCTCAGGTACTCAATGTTCGATTCCGCTTCAGCTATACCGTTCTCGATCTCGTCTTTCAACATCACGAACTGACGTATGTAAGTGGACTGTGCAGCCAATAAGATGTCGATAATAAACTCTACTGTATTTTGCTGTAGCTGGTAGTTCAAACCGCAAAGATTGTCATCTgacataaagaagaaaaaccacatatttgaaataagtaatatttacttaaatcaaataatttatagtagaaattttttatatacagaaaaattttactgcaAGTAAATGACGagtgtattttaaaactattatcaaggaagtattttttacgaaaattatcactatttaataaaagaaaattcaaattaagtATTCGCAATAGAATAATGTCTTTTTGCGTATATGtatgcacatacatatatgatgcgcgcgcgcgcacgcgcgcacgcacacacacacacacacaaagaaTTAAACGTAAACGAAAATCTTATGTTTATGTATGCTCCGAATATTGTATGATCGAAAGCTTCAGATAATGTTAAGTTTCTTCCTAACTCTATGAGATACAAAGGGGGTTCCGTCAAAATGTCGCGTTAAAGGAAACTTTAGTCTCTCCTAAGAAATTTCCGGACACATATTATCGAGAAACAATTctatcttctctttttctcgtaGCCGCTATATCTTTTCTTAGGAGTAAGCACTTACATCGATAAGTCcagaaattatattcatcgTCGAGGCACAGTAATTCGTGCGGGCTTGCTTGGTCCTGGTCAGAGAGGGCTATTTTGATTTGAGTGTTCCAATAGGCCACCACACCCTCCAGTCTCTTCACCAACTCCTTATCGGCGCTATCCTCCTCCGCGGTGAACTCCCTACTCTCCAGAGGTACATATATCACGGTTAAGCCCAGCATTTTGTACGTGAGGTCCGTTAAATTGCACAAGAAGGTGTCCAGTTGGGTGCAGAAGTCCGCTTTCACACATGTGTTTCGGTGCGATTAAGGAAAAGAAAATCCAGGAACGTGATACGGAACCGAACCTCGTTATCGCTGTTCCCGATACCGCCATTTTTTACACAAACTGTCCCGACGTCTATCACATGGAAATGTAGCATGTATCCTCGCGATACGTCCGCTGATGGAGATTTATTGAGTTGAATTGCCCGCTTTATATCGAAAGTGATCGACTACATTGTCATTGTCACATCGATTTACAACTGAAGTGTACAGTTGTAAATCTTATCGAATACAAAAGTCGGTAAAAGCCGAGAACATGACTGTTTCTACTTAAAGTGAAATAACGTTTGTACAAAACTTAACGATTAACACGAAACGTCATAGagtttttgaatatttttaaaaactgcaattgttttaaaaaattcattacagCTATCACTATTCGACTGGTACGTTTCATAGACGTTGCATTAATCGTTGTGCTAATCACGGTTATAAGAACAAAAGTTTAAGTCGTGATTCAATGAGAATGAATCCACGATCCAACGTGTATACGTCTAGGAAGATAAAAAGTTCGACGCGAACGAAGTTGTTGGGCGTCCTGTCACAATTAGCAAAGCGACGCTTCGATACGGTTAAAATCCGCTCAGGATccattagaaataataaagtggCTCCCGTACGAATGCAACGCAATCGTTTCTAACTCGACGGCGGAGTAATCCTGTTCGCGTACGTGGGCAAACATCGACGCTGGATTTACCAGCGGCGGTGAGTTGTGCAGTGCATTTAGCCGAAAATTatggtaataataactttcGTGCAATTCCCAGGCGTCCCCACTTTCCCGGCCCCCGTTTCCCCGCGGACGGGCCGGAACTTTGTGTCGTGCGTTGCGGTAACGGGATTGCAGCGCTAAAGTTGGAAATTCACTTGGTAATGTCATCACGTTAGATTGTTATGACCTTAAGCCGGAGCAACTATGGGTGATCGTGATGATCGCCCTTGGCATTGTGGCACTGGCCTGTGGCTCCTTTGTCACCGTTGTCGATTGAAACAACCACTCATCGATCGTCTTCAGCGCACGTGGAAATTATTCGGCGATGGATAGTACGATTGACACCTAAATTACGGTTAGACcgcaaatttttcattattcgtAACAtcgattgataaaaataataaacgttatcagaaaaaaaaaacagatactaaaaatttaaattaacactaGAAATCCCAACATTACTGAAAGGATCAAATTAGTTATTGCAAACaattgattaaaaagaaaaaaaagtagtaAAAGATggactattttattaaaataaaacaactaattgataaaaagttaaaaaatttttaaattctagtTTTTGcgcaaaagttattaatttatttgtctaTTTCCAggttaataaaaacttaataaaagaaatagaaacactcaataataatttttccataCTTTAAGTaggaaaagttaaaaatataatagtaaaaggcataatatatgaatagaaattaaaacggTGATATGGAAATACAACATATAAGTTCAGAAAGTAGAAACGTACTAATTACACATGTTACTCGACAAGAAACAAAAAGACTAGGTTTCGcgcaataaaaattgactatGGCAGAATGTTCGAAAACTCAGTTGGTTCGATTGGATTGAAATTGCATCGCAAAAATCGATCATATATCAGAACGGATATATCGGATTGAATCATGGATTCGGGCGAGAGATAAAATGCGCGATATCTCCCCTGGGCGTCCTTCGTCCGGTGAAGCTTTTTAAACGTACATTTAAATCCgcgaaaaactttaaatcacCACCCACTACAAAATCAACCAGTCGcgggtgcgcgcgcgcgtgctgtgtgggatttgaaagttaaacagAATTTACATTGCACGACGAAGCCCAACCTCAAGTGGGTCACTCGGGGAGCCACCGGAAAGACCGACGGGATATCGTGTCTGGACCCAATTAAAGTTCCGTAACTCGCGATCTGTACACGTATATTATTTACTGAGACGATAcggaaaaaaaggaaggagagaagacgaaaaaaaatgaagaaacttCGCTAAACTCTTCCTATTGGCCTATCGTTATGCAGTCGACTTTGCCCGTCCAGCAAATTCGTGCCGTTTGGCCCCGTGCCTCGTGAAACTTTTCGCGCTAGTTGCACGAATTAATTGGGTACTTTGGGAATGCGATAATAGAGACGAGAAGGGAGCAGCAAAGGATACTGTCGGGCCAGGTTTCGATTGTGAGGAAGATCGGCGCAAACACGTTCTGGATAACGCCCAGTATATGGCTCTCCACCATGTCGTTCATCGATCCGAAGAGAATGCGCTCGCGAAAGTTCTCCGAGCGGAGAATCTCGTTGGGCTGTCTCACGAAGTAGGTTAGCTCGCGCACGGGCACCGTAGGAAATGAAAATTCTGTGGTGAGGCTGCCGTTCACGTGATAAATGCAGAGGACCGGAATGCTCGGTTCGTGGAAGAACTCGCGGATGTCCATGTCGCATTTCCACGTCCAATCGTCATTCGTCAGACTGCTCAACGTCGTCATATCCTTAACACACTGAATCTGCGAAAAGGCATCCAATTTTTCTGAATACTTGCTTCCAATTCGAATACataaatcgatttttatttttcaaacgcGTTA
Proteins encoded in this window:
- the LOC105839556 gene encoding dynein heavy chain 2, axonemal-like — encoded protein: MNITGEEEAEEDKLRPTYEQDELDELIQCVKDMTTLSSLTNDDWTWKCDMDIREFFHEPSIPVLCIYHVNGSLTTEFSFPTVPVRELTYFVRQPNEILRSENFRERILFGSMNDMVESHILGVIQNVFAPIFLTIETWPDSILCCSLLVSIIAFPKYPINSCN